One segment of Chionomys nivalis chromosome 1, mChiNiv1.1, whole genome shotgun sequence DNA contains the following:
- the LOC130870058 gene encoding olfactory receptor 19-like: MDQGNDTQLSEFLLLAFSENQPQTQPLIFGLFLSMYLVTVFGNSLIIMAIIVDSHLHTPMYIFLSNLSFVDICFTSTTVPQMLVNIQTQSTVIIYANCITQVYFLLLFSVLDIFLLTVMAYDRFVAICHPLHYMVIMNTRHCGLLILACWIISVLNALLHSFLVLRLSFCADLKIPHFYCELDHVVHHACSDTSLNDIVIYIAAMFLAVGPLSGILYSYSRIVSSIRAISSAQGKYKAFSTCASHLSVVSLFYCTLLGVYLSSAVSQNPHATAVASLMYTVVTPMLNPFIYSLRNNDMKKALKLLLGRVTRNRPMDLPS, encoded by the coding sequence ATGGATCAAGGAAATGACACTCAACTTTCAGAATTCCTTCTTCTTGCATTTTCAGAGAATCAACCTCAAACTCAACCTCTCATATTTGGACTTTTTCTCTCCATGTACCTCGTGACTGTCTTTGGCAACTCACTCATCATCATGGCCATCATTGTGGACTCCCACCTGCACACGCCCATGTACATCTTCCTCTCCAATCTGTCCTTTGTAGACATCTGCTTCACCTCTACCACCGTCCCACAGATGTTGGTGaacatccagacacagagcacaGTTATCATCTATGCGAACTGCATCACTCAGGTGTACTTCTTACTACTTTTTTCAGTATTGGACATCTTTCTGCTAACtgtgatggcctatgaccgctttGTGGCTATCTGCCACCCCCTACACTACATGGTTATCATGAATACAAGACACTGTGGGTTACTGATTCTAGCATGCTGGATCATAAGTGTTCTGAATGCCTTGTTACACAGCTTTTTGGTACTGCGGTTGTCATTCTGTGCAGACCTGAAAATCCCTCACTTTTACTGTGAACTTGATCATGTGGTACACCATGCCTGTTCTGATACCTCTCTTAATGACATAGTGATTTATATTGCAGCCATGTTCTTGGCTGTGGGCCCCTTGTCTGGCATCCTTTACTCTTACTCCAGGATAGTATCCTCCATACGTGCAATCTCCTCAGCTCAGGGGAAGTACAAAGCATTTTCCACTTGTGCATCTCACCTCtctgttgtctctttattttattgCACCCTCCTGGGAGTGTACCTCAGTTCTGCAGTGTCCCAAAACCCCCATGCCACTGCAGTGGCTTCATTGATGTATACTGTGGTCACCCCCATGCTTAACCCATTCATCTATAGTCTAAGGAACAATGACATGAAGAAGGCTCTGAAACTACTTTTAGGGAGAGTGACCAGAAACCGACCAATGGACTTGCCTTCATAG